The sequence CGCGTTGCCTTCGGCAACTCCCACATTTTTATTTTACTTTACTATATCTATTCCCATAGAGCGCGCAGTTCCCTCTACCATAAGCTTTGCGGCTTTAAGATCGCCGTTTGCGTTAAGGTCGGGCATTTTCTGCTTTGCTATTTCTTCAACCTGAGCTGAAGTAATTTTTCCGACTTTGTTTCTGTTAGGAACGCCTGAAGCTTTTGCAACGCCCGCGGCTTTCTTTACCAACGCCGCCACAGGAGGCATTTTAGTTATGAACGTAAAAGATCTGTCGTCCATAACGGTTATGACTACAGGTATAGTCATGCCCTGTTCCATTTTTTTTGTTCTTTCGTTAAACTGTTTGCAGAAATCCATAATATTAACGCCCTGCTGTCCAAGCGCCGGACCTACCGGCGGGGCCGGATTTGCTCCGCCTGCGGGAATCTGAAGTTTAATCATTGCTTTTACTTTTTTTGGTGCCATTTGCTTTTGCTCCTATTTAATCTGCTTTTTTATACGCTTTCTATCGCTTATATTTTTTCTACCTGTAAGAAGTCCAATTCAACCGGAGTAGGTCTTCCGAAGATGGTAACCATAACTTTAAGTTTGCCTCTCTCTTGGTTAACCTCTTCAACAAGTCCGATAAAATGCTTAAACGGACCTTCAATAATACGCACATTTTCTTCTTTTTCAAACGATACCGCCGGTCTTGGTTTAGAAGCGTCCGGGTTAACTATGGTGTTGAGAAGATTATCAACTTCGTCCTGCGCCATAGGAACGGGTTTTACTCCGCCCAGAAAACCTGTTACGCCGGCTGTATTTCTTATAAGCCAATACGTTGTATTATTAACCGTCATTTCTACAAAAACATATCCCGGATAAAATTTTCTTTTTTTAATTCTTTTCTTGTTCTGCTTAACTTCAACAACTTCCTCGGTAGGAACAAGAATGTTGGAAATAACGTCATGCATATTTAAATTAGAAACAGCCATTTCCAAACTTTTCTTTACTTTATCTTCATGACCTGAATAAGTATGGACAACATACCATTGGTTTGCCATTGTTTACCTCAAGAGACTTATAATATACGTCCTATAACGCCGCCTAAAACCAAATCTACGACGCTGACGAACGCTGCCATTATCAAAACAAAAATTACAACCAATATGGTTGTAGCAACAACTTCTTTTTTACCAAGCCACGTAACTTTTGCAAGTTCGCGGTAAGCATCTTTAAAAAATTGGACGGTTTTTGCAAAAAAATTCATTTTAAACCTTCAAAACTTTATATTTGACGTCATCAAAACTGGCGGGGGCAGAAGGATTTGAACCTCCAAAGCCGGTTTTGGAGACCGGAAGTTTACCGTTAGCCTATGCCCCCTTTAACGGCAGAGCTTAATTTTAAAAGTGTAAAGTATAATTTTTGCGCTTTAGCTTCGCTAAAACCTATAACAGATTTCGGTTATGCCGAAATTCCTTATTTAAACTTTATTTAAACTTTAAACTTTAATATTTACTCTTTGTCTTTCTAACTATTTTGTTTCTTTATGAAGCGTTCTTTTTCCGCAATTTTTACAGAACTTATTTAATTCAAGCTTGCCTTCCTGTTTTTTACCTTTGTCAAAATAGTAATTTCTATTTTTGCAAACGGTGCAAGCCATAGTGATAATAACTCTTTCAGCCATCTTAATATTCCTTTTTTTAACTGCAAATTTCAAAGTTTAATGTTCAAAGTTCAAATAAGGATTAACTTTCCTGCTCCTTATCTGAACTTTGAACTTTGTATTTTTGTTATTCCGATATTTCGGTTACAACGCCGGAGCCTACTGTTCTTCCGCCTTCCCTGATTGCAAATCTTAACTGCTTTTCCATTGCTACCGGCATTATCAACTCTATATCCATCGTTATATTGTCGCCCGGCATCACCATTTCTACTCCCTGCGGTAAATGCGCTATTCCCGTTACGTCCGTCGTTCTAAAGTAGAACTGCGGTCTGTATCCCGTAAAGAACGGCGTATGTCTTCCGCCTTCTTCTTTCGTCAATATATACACTTGTCCTTTAAACTTCTTATGCGGCTTTATGCTTCCCGGCGCTGCTATTACCTGCCCTCTTTCTACCTGATTCTTTTCTATTCCTCTCAACAACATTCCTATATTATCTCCTGCCTGCGCCGTATCAAGCAGCTTTCTGAACATTTCTATTCCCGTCACCACTGACTTTCTTGTTTCCTGTATTCCTATTATTTCTACGTTCTCTCCTACTTTTACTACTCCCTTCTCTACTCTTCCTGTTGCTACCGTTCCTCTTCCTGTTATTGAAAATACGTCTTCTACGCTCATCAAGAACGGTTTATCTATATCTCTTGCGGGCAGCGGGATTGTTTCATCTACCGCGTCCATCAATTTTAATATTGAATCCACTCCTTCCTGCTTCCCTTCCAATGCCTGCAACGCGCTTCCTCTTATTATTGGCGTTTTGTCGCCGGGGAAGTTATATTTCGTTAACAAGTCCCTTACTTCCATTTCTACCAAGTCCAACAGCTCTTTATCTTCTACTGCATCGCATTTATTTAAGAACACCACTATTGCCGGCACGTTTACTTGTCTTGCCAATAATATATGTTCCCTTGTTTGCGGCATTGGGCCGTCCAACGCGCTTACTACCAATATTGCTCCGTCCATTTGCGCTGCGCCCGTTATCATGTTCTTTACATAATCCGCGTGTCCCGGGCAGTCTATGTGCGCGTAGTGTCTTTTATCCGTTGAATATTCTACGTGCGATACTGCTATTGTTACTATTTTTGACGCGTCTCTTCTTCCCTGGCTTTCCGACGCTTTTGCTACTTGGTCGTATGATATGTATTCCGCCAATCCTTTATCGCCCAGCACTTTTGTTATTGCTGCCGTCAATGTCGTTTTGCCGTGGTCCACGTGCCCTATTGTTCCTACGTTTACGTGCGGTTTGCTTCTGTCAAATTTTTCTTTTGCCATTTTTCGTCTCCCTATTGGTTATCTTATATCTGAATGAAAGCCGAGGGCGGGAATTGAACCCGCGACCACCTCCTTACCAAGGAGGTGCTCTACCACTGAGCCACCTCGGCAGTAACAGCGGAAGCTCAGAGAGCGTGGAAGTTGAGATGTTTTGCACAAACAACAACAACCAAGCTTCTAAACTGCTAAACTTCAAAACTTCATTTCTTATAAATAAGCGGGAGACGGGAATCGAACCCGCATGGCCAGCTTGGAAGGCTGGAGCACTACCACTGTGCTACTCCCGCAAAAAACACAATTAGTAATTAGCAATGAGTAATGAATAATTTTGGAGCGGCAAAGCCGCAATATTATTAGTGCGCAAAGCGCACACGACATTTACTCATCACTCATTACTAATTCTTAATTGCCGTATGAAATGGGGGCGGATGGATTCGAACCACCGAAGGGCAAGCCCGCCAGATTTACAGTCTGGTGCATTAGACCGCTCTGCCACACCCCCGTTAATTTTAGACAAAGGAAAAAAGAACTTTTGAAAAGACTAACCCGAAGATTATACAACAAAGATTTTTAAATGTCAATAAATATCGGAGGGTATTTATAAAAGGTATTTTACGGCTACAAAACCCGCAACAAGAAGAACAAAAAAAACAAGCGATAAAATATTGAAATATTTCTCA is a genomic window of Endomicrobium proavitum containing:
- the rplK gene encoding 50S ribosomal protein L11, which produces MAPKKVKAMIKLQIPAGGANPAPPVGPALGQQGVNIMDFCKQFNERTKKMEQGMTIPVVITVMDDRSFTFITKMPPVAALVKKAAGVAKASGVPNRNKVGKITSAQVEEIAKQKMPDLNANGDLKAAKLMVEGTARSMGIDIVK
- the nusG gene encoding transcription termination/antitermination protein NusG, yielding MANQWYVVHTYSGHEDKVKKSLEMAVSNLNMHDVISNILVPTEEVVEVKQNKKRIKKRKFYPGYVFVEMTVNNTTYWLIRNTAGVTGFLGGVKPVPMAQDEVDNLLNTIVNPDASKPRPAVSFEKEENVRIIEGPFKHFIGLVEEVNQERGKLKVMVTIFGRPTPVELDFLQVEKI
- the secE gene encoding preprotein translocase subunit SecE, yielding MNFFAKTVQFFKDAYRELAKVTWLGKKEVVATTILVVIFVLIMAAFVSVVDLVLGGVIGRIL
- the rpmG gene encoding 50S ribosomal protein L33 yields the protein MAERVIITMACTVCKNRNYYFDKGKKQEGKLELNKFCKNCGKRTLHKETK
- the tuf gene encoding elongation factor Tu; its protein translation is MAKEKFDRSKPHVNVGTIGHVDHGKTTLTAAITKVLGDKGLAEYISYDQVAKASESQGRRDASKIVTIAVSHVEYSTDKRHYAHIDCPGHADYVKNMITGAAQMDGAILVVSALDGPMPQTREHILLARQVNVPAIVVFLNKCDAVEDKELLDLVEMEVRDLLTKYNFPGDKTPIIRGSALQALEGKQEGVDSILKLMDAVDETIPLPARDIDKPFLMSVEDVFSITGRGTVATGRVEKGVVKVGENVEIIGIQETRKSVVTGIEMFRKLLDTAQAGDNIGMLLRGIEKNQVERGQVIAAPGSIKPHKKFKGQVYILTKEEGGRHTPFFTGYRPQFYFRTTDVTGIAHLPQGVEMVMPGDNITMDIELIMPVAMEKQLRFAIREGGRTVGSGVVTEISE